AGACAATCTTAAAAATTGAAAATCATTTTCTCATAAATAAGCCTAGAAAAATATTAAATTTCTAGTTTGTTACATATTAATTTTATGAATAATTTGGTAAAATGGGAACTATCTAATAGAGGGGAGGATTTTAACATTGTCTTTGCGCAATCTTGTCGTGACGGTGACAATCATCTTCATGGCAATGTTCCAATTGAATACGGCATATGCTAATACTAGCTTCGCCGATGTCCCTTCTTCAAACGGGGCGTATAATGAAATAAACTATTTAGTAAATGCTGGTGTCATAAAAGGGTATACGGAAAATGGTCAAACTCTTTATAAACCGAATACTCATGTAACCCGAGGACAAGCTGCTAAAATGGTCGTTGTTGCAACGAATAACAAGCCTTTAACTGTTACGAAGTCTTCTTTTTCTGATGTGACATTGGGGACAGAGCTGTCGGGTTATGTAGAAAGTGCCGTGGAGTTAGGATTTTTCTCTGAGCAATCTAAAGGGAAATTTGGACCGAACACGCCTTTGACTCGAGAAGAAATGAGTAAAGTGCTGGCCATTGCCTTTAAATTAAATACAGCTCAAACAGAAAAGCTGGAAATTCCTTTTAAAGATATTAAACCGACATATGGCTATTATCCATACATCGCGGCAATTTACTTTAATGGTATTACGGTGGAAGCTGAGAAATATAATCCGAAAAATTCGGTAACACGTGCGCAGTTTGCTTCATTTATCGCTCGTGCCTCTTCTGAAAAATATCGTTTGCCATTACCTGTTCAAGGTGTGAACGTACCGGATGTTTCAACAGCAATTGCTTCTGCTAAAGCGAATGTTAATGATTTAAATGTCCGTACGTCGGCATCTTCTTCAAACGCATCAAATATTTTAGCGAAAGTAAATACAGGAGCATCGTTCGCCGTTTATGAAATCCAGAAGGACGGTTGGCTGAAGGTCTCCCATGAAGGACGCTATGCCTATGTTTACAAGGATTATGTAGATTTTATAGATGAATCCGGTAAGCAACTTAATAAAATACAAAAACACGTTTATGCATCGGGAAATATCCAGACATATGAAAAGCGTGATATTGCTTCAAATAGTGTAAGCACGATTGCAGCAAAAGAGAAAATTGCTGTATATAATACGATCGGCAATTGGTATGTAACGTTAGTAAATGGTATCCCTGCGTATGTTCGTGTTTCTCAAACCGTGGATTCATTGCAGACAGAACCAGTTACCCCTCCGACAGTAGAGCCGGAAAAACCGGTAGTGGAAGAGGAAAATAATGTGCCGACGCCTCCTGCAAATGGCGGTGAAAACGAACAACCGGTTACCCCGCCGCAACAGCTATTGACGAATACGGTTGGTAAAGCGACAGTTGATGCCCTGCACATTCGTGAGTCGGCTTCAGGTACTGCGCGTTCACTTGGTCAAATTAAGCGAGGAACACTAGTGGAAGTCCATTCATTAGCCGGCAGCTGGGCTAAAATCACATATAACGGTACTAACGGTTATATTAATAAAACGTATTTACAACTGCTTAATCAAAAAGGATCGGCTGTAAAAGATCGTATTATTGTTCTTGATCCTGGTCATGGCGGTAAAGACCCGGGTGCTGTTAGTAAAAATGCACGTGAAAAAGAAGTCGTTCTAAAAGTTGCGAATCTAGTAAAGCAAAAGCTTGAAAAAGATGGTGCAACAGTAAAAATGACGCGTTCTGGTGATACATATCCTAGCTTAGAGGATCGTGTTCGATACGCTAAAAATGAGAACGGTGAAATTTTTATCAGCCTTCATGCAAATGCAGCAGCAAAGGAATCGGCAAATGGTACGGAAACGTTCTACAGTGTTACTTCCAATGCAAATGAAAAAGAAGATTTAGCGTTGGCAACAGCCATTAACAATGAAATCGTTAAAAATGCGAAAATGTACAACCGTGGTGTAAAGCGCGCAGACTATGTTGTTATTAAAGGAAACGTAATGCCTGCTGTTTTAGTGGAGCTTGGTTTCATTACAAATACTGCGGATAGAGAAAAGCTTATTTCTGACGAGTATGTCGAAATATTTGCCCAGTCTATTTATAACGGCATTGTGCAATATTATACGAAATGATTGAGTGAGCAGCTTCCTTTATAAGGAGCTGCTCATTTTTTGTTTCAGATTTTCTAATATGTTCCTCAGAAGTTCTAATAACCTGAAAAATGTTCTAATAAAGGTGCGAAGTTCTAATATAATAGACGTTTCTTCTAATATGTCATCCGGATGTTCTAATATCATAATCAGAAGTTCAAATATCCGATCTCAATCTTCTAATATCGATCCCAACTCTTCTAATAAAAACCTCCGCTCGCGAAACCTCAGACCATAAACACAAAAAAATCCAGCACTTCCGTAGAAGTACTGGATCAGAAATTAATTTCCGGGAATTAACTGAACTAAATCAGAGCGGACCCAACCGTATTTTGCAGGAGGATTGCTGTCTGACATAATTTTATACCAAACATAGCCATCCGTACCTTTCGTTTCTTCAACGATTGCTACAGGATAGCCGAACACACCTGTTTCACCTACATACTTCGCTTTATAAGTGAAGTGAATTGGCGATGAAGTTGATGGTTCGTTCCGGACATTTACTAATAGACCGTTTTCATATGATACGAAGGCCAACTTCGCTTGCTTGTAATCTTTTTTGCCGAAGCGGTTGTCCATGCGGTACATATGACCGGCGATTTTACTGCCCCAGAATGGATCTGATGCATAGTGCACGTTCATGCCGGCTGTTTTATTACCAGGGGCTGCACCTTTTGCATAGCTACCTGATTGAGGCGCATAGTTTAAGTTGACGTAACGGTTAATAAAGGCTAGAACACTATCGTCACGGGATTTATAAACTTCACCTAATGTCGGATCTGAATCGAATACTTTAATACCGAAAATATTGTTTTTCGTTAAAGCATTCGTACTAACACCGTAATCACCTTCGTGCATCGCTGCAGCCAGAATGAATAGGGCATTGACATGATATTGTGATTCCACCTGTTTTAAAAATTTCCCCATACCGATTAAACGAGATTCAATCGTTGCTTTTGCATATTGAGGAGAAGTTTTAATTGCCTGGCGCTCCGCTAATAATGTCATAATCATATTGTCCAGTTCCTCAGCTGTATAGTTAGATGGCTGACGGATTGACTGGAATTGGAAGTAAGGATAATGTGTTCCTACCTTTTTCGTTAATAGAACGTCAGAGTAGTAATTCACACCATCTTGGCTATAGTATTGTGAACCTGGTTTCATAAAGACAGGTGCTTCACTTACTACATAATCCCAATTATATTTTTGTGTAGAATGGTTGTACGTACGATGTGTTAAGTAACCACCATCAACAAAATAGAAATCTTGTCCTTTTATTAAACTTGTAGGTGTTAATGTAACTTCATCAATTTTTGCATAGCCTTTTGTATCTGCTAATTGAACGATTGCGTACTCATCACTGCTTCCAATATATTTGAATTGGGAGCCTTTTGTAGCGTATGATAACGATTTTGTGAATTTTTTATCTGAATATACCGTTACTGTTGTAGCTGCTGCTGAAGCGATACCTGAAGACATTTTAATAATTTTGTCGCCTTTAATAATCAGGTTTGAACCAGAGCTTTTTAACGCTGCTTCAGCTTGTTCATAGTTAAAGTAAACAGTAGCATTTTTCGTAATTACTCCATTTGAAATTTTACCCACATAATAGATATTAGGGTTCGGAGCAGGTGTTTCCGTCGGTTCTTCGCCTTCTTTTACAGCAAATGTTTCGATTGTCGTTTGCATCCGGAATAAAAATGCTGCGGCATGTGCGATTGTCGCATTCCCTTGAGGTTCAAAAAATACGCCATTTTTCGTATGTGATCCACGGATAATATTGTAGTAAACGTTAGTAGCTACAGCCGGTTTGAACTGATCACTAATTTTGTTGTTA
This genomic window from Solibacillus sp. FSL R5-0449 contains:
- a CDS encoding N-acetylmuramoyl-L-alanine amidase, giving the protein MSLRNLVVTVTIIFMAMFQLNTAYANTSFADVPSSNGAYNEINYLVNAGVIKGYTENGQTLYKPNTHVTRGQAAKMVVVATNNKPLTVTKSSFSDVTLGTELSGYVESAVELGFFSEQSKGKFGPNTPLTREEMSKVLAIAFKLNTAQTEKLEIPFKDIKPTYGYYPYIAAIYFNGITVEAEKYNPKNSVTRAQFASFIARASSEKYRLPLPVQGVNVPDVSTAIASAKANVNDLNVRTSASSSNASNILAKVNTGASFAVYEIQKDGWLKVSHEGRYAYVYKDYVDFIDESGKQLNKIQKHVYASGNIQTYEKRDIASNSVSTIAAKEKIAVYNTIGNWYVTLVNGIPAYVRVSQTVDSLQTEPVTPPTVEPEKPVVEEENNVPTPPANGGENEQPVTPPQQLLTNTVGKATVDALHIRESASGTARSLGQIKRGTLVEVHSLAGSWAKITYNGTNGYINKTYLQLLNQKGSAVKDRIIVLDPGHGGKDPGAVSKNAREKEVVLKVANLVKQKLEKDGATVKMTRSGDTYPSLEDRVRYAKNENGEIFISLHANAAAKESANGTETFYSVTSNANEKEDLALATAINNEIVKNAKMYNRGVKRADYVVIKGNVMPAVLVELGFITNTADREKLISDEYVEIFAQSIYNGIVQYYTK
- a CDS encoding S-layer homology domain-containing protein, which codes for MLKKIVGLAFAFIVALSFTTQSTSHANDIKDHQMVNELTYWSNLNVIRPDSKGNFYPNRAVTRGEFASYITRALELPDSSTYTFKDLKAGNELTREIQAAAGSNILSGYPDGTFRPNEKITRQHMAALLEKALRYSNVPLEGQPLTFKDNNKISDQFKPAVATNVYYNIIRGSHTKNGVFFEPQGNATIAHAAAFLFRMQTTIETFAVKEGEEPTETPAPNPNIYYVGKISNGVITKNATVYFNYEQAEAALKSSGSNLIIKGDKIIKMSSGIASAAATTVTVYSDKKFTKSLSYATKGSQFKYIGSSDEYAIVQLADTKGYAKIDEVTLTPTSLIKGQDFYFVDGGYLTHRTYNHSTQKYNWDYVVSEAPVFMKPGSQYYSQDGVNYYSDVLLTKKVGTHYPYFQFQSIRQPSNYTAEELDNMIMTLLAERQAIKTSPQYAKATIESRLIGMGKFLKQVESQYHVNALFILAAAMHEGDYGVSTNALTKNNIFGIKVFDSDPTLGEVYKSRDDSVLAFINRYVNLNYAPQSGSYAKGAAPGNKTAGMNVHYASDPFWGSKIAGHMYRMDNRFGKKDYKQAKLAFVSYENGLLVNVRNEPSTSSPIHFTYKAKYVGETGVFGYPVAIVEETKGTDGYVWYKIMSDSNPPAKYGWVRSDLVQLIPGN